The genomic window TCTGGAGGTCCTGTCCCTGGTTGTTGTTCACAAAGTGGTAGAGCGTTATCGAGGCCCTGCCCCAGAGGTCGTTGCGCTCCGTCTTCCTCGTCAGCTCCCCAAGAAGGCGGAAGAGGAAGTTCTCGGGCCTCTTGAAGTCCCTGGCATTCGAAGCGAGGAAGCTTTTCCTGACGTCGTTTATTGCCTCACCGTGGAGTTCGAGCATAAGCTCGTAGGGATAGGTGTGCATCACCAGAACCCTTCCCCCTACTTTGTAAGCAACCAGCGGGAGGAACTGTACGAGGAAGAGGCAGTGGGAGCAGACGTTGAGGCCGTCCTTCGCCAAGGGGAAGTAGTTGGGAACTCCGCCGGTGCCAACCAGAGGGAAGTCGGAGCGGTAGACTGGCTTTGAGCGAGAGTGTCTCCTTCCACAGATTTCGCAGATTGGCGCGCTCGGATCTTCAGGCTCTTGCAGGAGCTCCCTTAGATTCTGGACTATCGCCTCAGGGGTTCTTTTCTTTGACATGCTTGGATTGGCCATCAAGATACCGCTGTTCGGGAGTATCATCGCATGGATATAACCTGAACTCCACTCCTTGCGCGCATAGAGCATCGAGGCGAACTCTATCGCCTTCTCAATGTCTTCACCGGTAAGTTCTTCGGGAGAGTGCTTTTTGCTCAAAAGCAACAGCGCAACGAGACCAGCATCGACGAAGGGGTGCCCAGTCCAGTTAAAAAGTGAAACTTTCTCATTGTGTTCACTTGAAGATTTGTGGAGTGACGGGTTCTTTGGGGGTTGTCTCCTCAGGAACTCGTCAAGGCGTTTTGTCTTTTCGATCCTCCCCACCTCCCCTCCAGTGCCTTTTCACTTTCTCTTTTCCCCCATCAACCTTCACCATCCCGAAGCCGATCGAGTTCTTCTCCCCGAAGCCCGCTAGGTAGCCGGCTTTAAGCAGACCTTCATCGCCCCTCGCGCGGAAGACAAGGTGCCACGCCACCTGAAAGATGCCCGGCTTCACCTCAAAGCGCTTGGGCTTGGCGTTGAGGACTTTCATCTCGAAGTCCTCCAGCGGTTTAGAGCCAAAGATGTGGAGGTGCTTCTCCCTCAGGTTCTCCCGGATAAGCTCGTAGAACTCCGGCTCCGATGGGCTTAGGTCGTAGCTCCTCAGCTTTCCAAACTGAAACCTCTTTGTAGTTACCGCTATCGGCGAGAGAGTCACGAACTTCCTCCCGCTCAGCTTCTCGGGTTCTGCTAAAGCTTTTACCTCCTCAACCGTAAAGCGCTCGCCCCAGAGCTCGACCTCCGGTTTCTGGAGCAGACCAGTAATGAAGGCCTCCGCCACCTCTGGAACGGCCGTCGAGAAGTAGAAGAAGCCCCTTCCATGTCCCAGGAAATACGGCCGTCCCTTTTCGAAGTCCCGCCTTTCTGCCATGAATAGGGAGAAAGTGAAGAGCTTCGGCACCTTCGGTGAGTGGAGGCGAAGGCTCAGCTCCGGGTTAGCCCTCTGAATCCTGCGGTAAATCAGTCCCTGGAGCTTGTGCTGGTGGTTGAAGGGGACTTTGAACGGCTCATTCTCCGGCCGGAGTCTTATTGCAAACCTCAAGGTACCACCCCATTGTGCACATATGGTGGAAATGGTACGTCTTTGGACTTTATAAGGCTTTCCATGCTCCAAAGTATAGAATGAAATGAGCATTGTGTTCTATCCAATGATAATGCAGTAGTAACTTATTACTACGAGAACTACACAACCCAGCTCCCCATGCGTCTACAGAGCATCAAGATGTATAACTGCCATTATAATAACCACGATTATACTTGAAATGTGCCCTAAATACAGAAGAGAGAAAGGGGCAGAGCCCTCAGAGGAGCATCCTCGCGTCAACTGCCACAGCTGAATCCTCGTAGGCAAAGATCGGGTTGATGTCGAGCTCCTTGATCTCCGGGAGCTCAAGAGCCAGTTCGCCGACCTTGGTGATTATCTCGGCGAGGGCCTCGATGTTGACCGGCTTCTCGCCGCGGGCTCCCGCTAAAATCGGGTATGCCTTGATCTCCTTTATCATGTCGAGGGCTTCCTCCCTGGTTATCGGGGCGACGCGGAAGCTGACGTCCTTGAGGATCTCGACGAAGATTCCACCGAGACCGAACATTATAGCTGGACCGAACTGCGGGTCGCGGATCATACCGACTATAACTTCTTTGCCAAGCGGGAGCATCTTGTAGACGATGACGCCCCAGAGGTCTGCGTCCGGCTTGTAGTTCCTGGCGTTCTCCAT from Thermococcus sp. MAR1 includes these protein-coding regions:
- a CDS encoding acetate--CoA ligase family protein — encoded protein: MDRIEKARAIIEKAKAENRPLVEPEAKEILKLYGVPVPDFKVATNEEEAVQFAREIGYPVVMKIVSPQIIHKSDAGGVKVNIKSDEEAREAFKKIMENARNYKPDADLWGVIVYKMLPLGKEVIVGMIRDPQFGPAIMFGLGGIFVEILKDVSFRVAPITREEALDMIKEIKAYPILAGARGEKPVNIEALAEIITKVGELALELPEIKELDINPIFAYEDSAVAVDARMLL
- the cas8a1 gene encoding type I-B CRISPR-associated protein Cas8b1/Cst1; its protein translation is MGRIEKTKRLDEFLRRQPPKNPSLHKSSSEHNEKVSLFNWTGHPFVDAGLVALLLLSKKHSPEELTGEDIEKAIEFASMLYARKEWSSGYIHAMILPNSGILMANPSMSKKRTPEAIVQNLRELLQEPEDPSAPICEICGRRHSRSKPVYRSDFPLVGTGGVPNYFPLAKDGLNVCSHCLFLVQFLPLVAYKVGGRVLVMHTYPYELMLELHGEAINDVRKSFLASNARDFKRPENFLFRLLGELTRKTERNDLWGRASITLYHFVNNNQGQDLQIIHVPMPVLRFTAHASREDPKGWKRIVAMGWRKRPSEEEFEKYERSYTNEVYAKLLAEESILPYFIDIKNRRANAKWSLLSFYCSEVLGLDKEALEFIRDVGDRIVETLEKLPDNQLSRRVRELERTEKLYQFEAFFVNLEKLRQRLGIEKPLMTFDEFATVLTSYGEDLNVSWRTVKHLLLFRVYERLHDRLMKASEEEEEVEENEEVGIFGMGVEE
- the cas6 gene encoding CRISPR-associated endoribonuclease Cas6; this encodes MRFAIRLRPENEPFKVPFNHQHKLQGLIYRRIQRANPELSLRLHSPKVPKLFTFSLFMAERRDFEKGRPYFLGHGRGFFYFSTAVPEVAEAFITGLLQKPEVELWGERFTVEEVKALAEPEKLSGRKFVTLSPIAVTTKRFQFGKLRSYDLSPSEPEFYELIRENLREKHLHIFGSKPLEDFEMKVLNAKPKRFEVKPGIFQVAWHLVFRARGDEGLLKAGYLAGFGEKNSIGFGMVKVDGGKEKVKRHWRGGGEDRKDKTP